One genomic region from Leptolyngbyaceae cyanobacterium JSC-12 encodes:
- a CDS encoding response regulator with CheY-like receiver domain and winged-helix DNA-binding domain (IMG reference gene:2510097234~PFAM: Response regulator receiver domain; Transcriptional regulatory protein, C terminal; Hpt domain), whose product MKLLIIDDDRETTSALSTMLAAQQLTVDVAPDAQTALALLQTVPYDLIVLDVILPDADGISLCHTIRQQQQTIPILLLTAKDAVGDRVAGLEAGADDYLTKPYDSAELLARIRALLRRGQTPITETLTWGALQVDPQACKVTYQGNPIKLTPKEYRLLELFLRYPQRIFDRKALLDHVWAIDECPGEEAVTTQIRGLRRKLEAAGLPNDPIETLYGLGYRLRAWQPNTPSQELDIGQQEAIAAIGQMWQEFQGRLQEQLSLLEKASSNLANQTLTPTQQQQAQFTAHQLIGSLSAYGQPEAAILARHIEQGFAAPQSAIAPQLTTLLQQLRRATTQSPFTSVPASSTASQPPLTHRILAIAPDLTLLQPLQTAAPNWGCHLDIATDLTSARQQLSPQTPDAIILDLDFPDTQKTGLTFLTQIKRLGSTPVLILTQQDRLSDRITVARLGADAYLQKPASPSDIWRVIHRLLHRFDPITAKLLIVDDDPHLLARLQTQLQPWGFQVTGLSNPSQFWSVLQTTRPDLLLLDVSMPEYSGIDLCRVVRCDAHWYALPILFLSAHADADTLHEALAVGADDYVLKPIAEADLIQRILQRLGRMSALEGIPI is encoded by the coding sequence AACCTCTGCTCTGAGCACTATGCTCGCCGCCCAGCAATTGACGGTAGATGTTGCGCCAGATGCTCAGACGGCACTGGCACTGCTCCAAACAGTTCCCTACGATTTAATTGTGCTGGATGTGATATTGCCTGATGCAGATGGTATTTCCCTCTGTCACACGATTCGGCAACAGCAGCAAACTATCCCGATTTTGCTCTTGACGGCGAAGGATGCAGTGGGCGATCGCGTGGCTGGGTTAGAAGCGGGAGCAGATGACTATCTCACCAAACCCTACGATTCAGCAGAATTGCTGGCGCGAATTCGGGCCTTGCTGCGGCGAGGACAGACCCCTATTACTGAAACCCTGACCTGGGGAGCGTTGCAGGTCGATCCTCAAGCTTGCAAAGTCACCTATCAGGGCAATCCCATTAAGCTGACCCCCAAAGAGTACCGATTGCTGGAACTCTTTTTGCGCTATCCTCAGCGGATTTTTGATCGCAAAGCATTGCTCGATCACGTCTGGGCAATTGACGAATGCCCAGGAGAAGAAGCTGTGACCACCCAAATCCGGGGACTGCGCCGCAAGCTGGAAGCCGCCGGACTGCCCAACGACCCGATCGAAACGCTATATGGATTGGGCTATCGCTTGCGAGCCTGGCAACCGAATACGCCCTCCCAGGAACTTGACATTGGACAACAGGAGGCGATCGCCGCCATTGGGCAAATGTGGCAGGAGTTTCAAGGACGACTCCAGGAGCAGTTAAGCCTACTGGAAAAAGCGAGCAGCAACTTAGCCAACCAAACGCTAACCCCAACGCAACAGCAACAGGCACAGTTCACTGCTCATCAGTTGATTGGTTCCCTCAGCGCTTATGGGCAACCAGAGGCAGCAATACTAGCGCGACACATCGAGCAAGGGTTTGCTGCGCCTCAATCTGCGATCGCCCCTCAATTAACCACCCTGTTACAGCAACTGCGGCGAGCCACCACTCAATCTCCCTTTACCAGTGTTCCCGCAAGCTCAACAGCATCTCAACCGCCGCTGACCCACCGGATTTTGGCGATCGCCCCTGATCTAACCCTCTTACAACCACTCCAGACTGCAGCACCCAATTGGGGATGTCATCTGGACATAGCTACCGACCTCACCAGTGCCCGTCAGCAGCTTTCGCCCCAAACGCCCGATGCCATCATTCTCGATCTGGACTTCCCAGATACTCAGAAAACCGGACTCACCTTCCTGACTCAGATCAAGCGCCTGGGATCTACGCCTGTCCTGATTTTGACCCAGCAAGATAGGTTGAGCGATCGCATCACTGTTGCCCGTTTGGGAGCCGACGCCTACTTGCAAAAACCTGCATCTCCCAGCGATATATGGCGTGTCATTCATCGCCTGCTGCACCGCTTTGATCCCATCACCGCCAAGCTGCTGATTGTAGATGACGATCCCCACCTGCTAGCACGATTGCAGACTCAACTGCAACCCTGGGGGTTTCAAGTCACCGGACTGAGCAATCCCAGCCAGTTTTGGTCGGTGCTGCAAACAACCCGCCCCGATCTGCTGCTGCTAGATGTGTCCATGCCCGAATATAGCGGCATTGACCTGTGTCGGGTAGTCCGTTGCGATGCCCACTGGTACGCACTGCCCATCCTGTTTCTGTCTGCCCATGCCGATGCTGATACGTTGCATGAAGCCCTGGCAGTCGGAGCCGATGATTACGTCCTCAAACCGATCGCCGAAGCCGATTTAATCCAGCGAATTTTACAACGCCTGGGACGCATGAGTGCTCTGGAAGGGATACCCATCTAA
- a CDS encoding hypothetical protein (IMG reference gene:2510097235~PFAM: Protein of unknown function (DUF1524); Protein of unknown function DUF262) — MARINLLDTRTTSFGDLIGNGKIYRVPPFQRDYSWDEENWEDLWQDILVLHTHSDSSHYMGALVLQSSSTSEKEFTIIDGQQQLATLSIIAIAVIEKIQKLVDQEEEKQANQERQEILKRTYLSDKDPRSLRYSSKIILNENNNDFYQSNLINLRRPLNIRSLSKSNQLLWQAFQYFSEHLEELEDVIQSGEKLAEFLTDAIARRLLFIQINVEDELNAYTVFETLNARGIELSSTDLLKNYLFSLFQGPDDLQEAQRQWRRIINTVQMEKFPEFLRYYLSLEHARVRRERLFKIVRESVKDAQQAFELLDQLENYSSLFIALGNSNDEFWRDAPENRPYIGELELFRVKQAYPALFAAYGKFSSDDFTRLLKLVGILSFRYTVVSSLNPNELETLYNNVAIAIAKGEITNPKQVFDNLRSVYVSDEKFLQDFALLSISTRGQKKKLARYILCKLEADASGIEVNEDSFSIEHILPESLSSEWRQKFTDTQIEEMVYRVGNLTPLEPPLNRQVGNESYPIKREVYQQSVYKLTQDILAEEWTPDTLATRQKYLAQRATHIWRSDFPL; from the coding sequence ATGGCCCGAATTAATCTGCTAGATACGCGCACTACTAGTTTTGGTGACTTAATTGGTAATGGCAAGATTTACCGAGTACCGCCTTTCCAGCGTGATTACTCTTGGGATGAGGAAAACTGGGAGGATCTTTGGCAGGATATTCTGGTGCTTCACACCCACTCTGATTCCAGCCATTATATGGGAGCACTCGTTCTACAAAGCTCTAGCACTTCAGAGAAAGAGTTTACAATTATTGACGGGCAACAACAGCTAGCCACTCTCAGTATTATTGCGATCGCTGTCATTGAGAAGATTCAAAAATTAGTAGACCAAGAAGAGGAAAAGCAAGCCAATCAGGAGCGACAAGAAATTTTAAAGCGCACTTATCTTAGTGATAAAGATCCACGCTCTCTTCGTTATTCAAGCAAGATTATTTTGAATGAAAACAATAATGATTTCTATCAGAGCAATTTGATTAACCTTAGAAGACCTCTCAATATTCGATCTCTCTCAAAATCCAATCAATTACTCTGGCAAGCTTTTCAGTATTTCTCAGAACATTTAGAAGAGCTTGAAGATGTTATTCAAAGCGGTGAGAAACTAGCTGAGTTCCTGACAGATGCTATTGCTCGGAGACTGCTTTTTATTCAGATTAATGTTGAGGATGAATTAAATGCTTATACTGTGTTTGAAACATTGAATGCTAGGGGCATAGAGCTAAGTTCAACAGATTTGCTGAAGAATTACTTATTTTCTCTCTTTCAAGGTCCAGATGATTTACAAGAAGCGCAGAGGCAGTGGAGAAGAATCATTAATACAGTTCAAATGGAGAAGTTTCCTGAATTTCTCCGCTATTATCTTAGTCTCGAACACGCTAGGGTAAGACGGGAAAGACTATTTAAAATAGTTCGTGAATCTGTAAAGGATGCCCAACAAGCATTTGAGTTACTTGATCAACTCGAAAATTACAGCAGTCTTTTTATTGCTCTCGGTAACTCTAATGATGAATTCTGGCGAGATGCTCCAGAAAATCGACCATATATCGGTGAACTTGAGTTATTTCGAGTGAAGCAAGCTTATCCAGCTTTATTTGCTGCATATGGAAAGTTCTCATCTGACGACTTTACTCGCTTATTAAAACTTGTAGGTATCCTTTCCTTTCGCTACACCGTTGTTAGTAGTCTGAATCCTAATGAATTGGAAACACTTTACAACAATGTGGCAATTGCGATCGCAAAGGGTGAAATCACTAACCCTAAACAGGTATTTGATAATCTTCGCTCAGTATATGTTTCAGACGAGAAATTCCTCCAGGACTTTGCTTTACTCTCAATTTCCACAAGAGGGCAGAAAAAGAAATTAGCACGATATATCTTGTGCAAGCTAGAGGCAGATGCATCAGGTATAGAAGTGAATGAAGATAGTTTTTCTATCGAGCACATCTTACCTGAATCACTCAGTAGCGAATGGCGGCAAAAATTTACTGATACCCAGATAGAAGAAATGGTGTATCGCGTTGGAAATTTAACACCTTTAGAACCGCCTCTCAATCGCCAAGTCGGCAATGAGTCTTATCCAATTAAGCGAGAAGTTTATCAGCAGAGTGTGTACAAACTAACACAAGATATATTGGCTGAAGAATGGACTCCAGATACACTGGCTACACGACAGAAATATTTAGCACAGAGGGCCACTCATATTTGGAGGTCTGATTTTCCTCTATGA